A single Oryctolagus cuniculus chromosome 16, mOryCun1.1, whole genome shotgun sequence DNA region contains:
- the LOC100352503 gene encoding probable G-protein coupled receptor 141: MAVHNISKNSSCSPLPTAHLTRLYFVVLIGGVLGVISILFFLVKMNTRSVTTTAVVNLVVVHSVFLLTVPFRLSYLLKETWTFGLPFCKFVSAMLHIHMYLTFLFYVVILVIRYLIFFKRKDKVEFYRKLHAVAASAGMWLLVIVFVVPVVVSQYGSLKEYNEQHCFKFHKELALMYVKVINYMIVSVVIAIALILLVFQVFIIILMVRKLRHSLLSHQEFWAQMKNLFFIGIIFTCFLPYQFFRIYYLQAVGHANDCDNYVAFYNEIFLSVTAISCCDLLLFVLGGSHWFKQKIIDLWNCLLCR, from the coding sequence ATGGCTGTCCACAATATCTCCAAGAATTCCTCCTGCAGTCCTCTGCCGACAGCTCATTTAACCAGGCTCTATTTCGTAGTGCTCATTGGAGGTGTGCTGGGCGTCATCTCCATTTTGTTCTTTCTGGTGAAGATGAACACCCGGTCTGTGACTACCACCGCCGTTGTTAACCTGGTGGTGGTGCACAGTGTCTTTCTGCTGACCGTGCCTTTCCGCTTGAGCTACCTCCTCAAGGAGACGTGGACGTTTGGGCTGCCCTTCTGCAAATTCGTGAGTGCCATGCTGCACATCCACATGTACCTCACGTTCCTGTTCTACGTGGTGATCCTGGTCATCAGGTACCTGATTTTCTTCAAGCGCAAGGACAAAGTGGAATTCTACCGGAAGCTGCATGCCGTGGCTGCCAGTGCTGGCATGTGGCTCTTGGTGATTGTTTTTGTGGTACCTGTGGTTGTTTCTCAGTATGGGAGCCTCAAGGAGTACAATGAACAACACTGTTTTAAATTTCACAAGGAACTTGCTCTTATGTATGTGAAAGTTATTAACTATATGATAGTCTCTGTTGTCATAGCGATTGCACTCATTCTCTTGGTCTTCCAGGTCTTCATCATTATTTTAATGGTTAGGAAGCTACGTCACTCCTTACTATCCCATCAGGAGTTCTGGGCTCAgatgaaaaatctattttttatagGCATCATCTTTACTTGTTTTCTTCCCTACCAGTTCTTTAGGATCTATTACTTGCAAGCTGTGGGACATGCCAATGACTGTGACAACTATGTTGCATTTTATAACGAAATCTTCTTGAGTGTAACAGCAATCAGCTGCTGTGATTTGCTGCTCTTTgttttggggggaagccattggtTTAAGCAAAAGATAATTGACTTATGGAACTGCCTTTTGTGCCGGTAA